Part of the Nicotiana sylvestris chromosome 2, ASM39365v2, whole genome shotgun sequence genome, ttctggcttaccacagaacttgtgggggaagctatacttacagctaaccggataatcaaccgggtacctcatagtaaaacacagtccattccttatgaaaagtggaaaggaaggaagcctagcttgaaatacttcaaagtgtgggggtgtttagctaaggtacaagttcctaaacctaaaagggttaagataggtccaaaaacggttgattgtgtgtttattggatatgtaaccaatagcaaggcatatcgttttctggttcataaatcagaaaatcctgagattcacattaatacgataatagaatcagataatgttgaattctttgaaactatttattcgtataaaaaggaaagtgaagtgacctgccaaaagtcaaaacgacctcgggaggaaataacagatggtatgcctaatgaagaaaatccaagaagaagtaaacgtcaaaggatatctacttcattcggtccagattttctgacttttctgttagaaaatgagcctcgtaccttcaaggaagcaatgtcttcctcagaagcacaatattggaaagaagctgtcaatagtgaaatagaatccatattgagcaaccatacctgggaattggttgatcttcctccaggtaacaaaacgttgggttctaaatggattttcaagaagaaaatgaaggacgatggtactattgacaaatacaaggcaagacttgttgtcaaaggatttagacaacgagaaggtcttgactattttgacacatactcgccggtaacaagaattacatccattcggatgctaatagcgttagctgccttgtatggtcttcaaatccatcaaatggatgtaaaaacatCATTCTTAAATGGTGGtcttgaggaagaaatttacatgaaccaacctgaagggtttgtggttccgggaaaagaaaagaaggtgtgtagacttgtcaagtccctttatggactaaaacaagcacccaagcaatggcatgcgaaatttgaccaaacaatgttgtcaaatggttttaagattaatgaatgtgataaatgtgtttacattaagaacgttccaaatcatatagtcattgtttgcttatatgttgatgatatgctaataatgagcaaagacattgccgacattcaagctactaaacgtatgcttgctagtaagtttgatatgaaagacttaggagttgccgatgtaattctaggaattaaaatccagaggactcctcaaggtctagctttgtctcagtcacattacgtgaaaatggtactggaaaaattcaaacacttggaatttagaagtgcaagaactccaattgacttaaaccatcatcttataaagaataaaggtgaaagtacgtctcaattggagtatgctcgtgtgttgggaagcttaatgtacatcatgaacttgtacacgacctgatatagcttgtgcaataagtaaacttagtcgattcacaagtaatcccaacaaacatcactgggtggcaatgaaacgagttctgggatacttggagtatacccaagactacgctttgcactacaataaatatcctgcggttatcgaaggatatagtgatgcaaattggataaccggctcaacagaaacaaagtccacaagtggatatgtttttactgttggtggaggagcagtatcttggaaaTCTTCCGAACAGACGTGTATCGCTCGttctacaatggaatcagagtttatagctttggataaagccggtgaagaagctgaatggcttcgaaatttcttagaagacattccgttctggccaaagcctttggctcctatttgcatacattgtgatagtgaGGCTGCCATAGGacgggcagggagcgttatgtacAACGGAAAGTCCGTCATATGCGACGAAGACATAATACTgttagacaactactttctagtggaattatcaccATTGATTATATAAGATCAAAGGATACTGTGGCGGATCCGcttacaaaaggcttaactagagagggagttgagaaatcatctaaggaaatgggactatggccgaggacaagtcaacatggcggtaactctacctagaattttggatgttccgagatctaggttcaaggagctcaaacaaagttgtgattgaccggttcaacattgtcaaaataaaatctttggtccattctcgtgatgaagacaatgttcagtaacaaggatagaactttacacgttctttaatgattaccaaagtttgatgaggtatctatcaaatagtgtcaatctaaaggattacacgtttaggaatcacctacgtaagtgtgaagtgtaagccgcttcaaggagaattctgtaaggccaattctctacgcacttatgagaccaggcggtgttcatggctaaaacgaacacaacaatgagaaccaaaagacggttaagggttggttgtgtgacatatggttgtctaggtatacactaaagttcgacggttcaaagatatcaaatctaccgattgaccgagtatatccgacatatgttcactacggaaagttcaaagggaaacctacttatccagatgcaattaatccttacttgcaaaatcacatagctttcatctatgatctttcttgatacagccattcccattcatgtgggggattgttggactttaagccattgggctttaaagtagaagaagtgtgaattggaaatggagggaaataaaatgtagaaaaaatgaaaaatttgaagaagtgaacttttgtcttgcactttgtccctcattggtgagggacaaccacatttgtgtgcttatatatagaatcacttcttaaagctcttaaaaggagttgaagagaatgaaccctcgcgctgtcgtcgtcgtcgctcgctctgcttggctttggatttggatttggatttgtcaaatgatcggcttggctttggatttggatttgtcaaatgatcgataagattattttttggacaaaatttatttaattatttaataattaaatgccaaatcactgctgaaaATACGCCAGAATCCTGCTGAAGGTTCAGAGGGTCTCTCtggccgcggttctaccgcgaccgtagtggaaccgcggcagggagattcagagagcctcTCTGACCGCGGTTCTGCCACGGTGGGAGATTTAGAGAGCCTCTCtaaccgcggttctgccgcggtcgcggtagaaccgcggcaggcagCGTATTcttctgaaaaggcacctttccagacacctcttctgataattgcctataaattctgaggcaaggctcCATTTTCTAGACACGAAAAACActccagaacttctttctttctgaatacactgcatcctaattcgcaatctctctctctcaaaattcgtaagtgtgattttgctccgttctttgagttcgttggtatcctgcagtttgtattgccactgttgcaggaaggtttattccgttttatcctgagaggatttaatccattaccttggcaacttgtgagggggttaaaattccttaaggacgcacaagaaaattgtggactcggaatatttctgattctttattgttttctagatttctttattcttctaacaattttgtttttctgatttttgttttaacacaATATTGCTCACATGTCATTATCAGTTTCTTTGATTCATTGTATCAAGTAAATTAAGTACATAAATACAAACCCATATATTGTGTCAATAGACATGGAACCAAAATGTCTTGCAATGATAAGTTTTAATTGTCAAATCGAAAAGTCCTTAATTTTATGGTGAATAGATTTGTTTAAGAACATGACCATGAGTTTATTTGGCCAAAATAGAGACATCTTCTAAGATTTGCTTGTTCGATCTAGCTAGAGATTGGAAATAAGGTCATTATAATGCTGGTTTATGACCAATTGCAACGTACTCTTACTTGGCACAAAAAGCTGAATAGCAGTAGATGTTATAAGCTATTCCAAGAAAGATTGCTTTAATTTTATAGACATGCATGTTAATGACATATCAAGTTAACCCATGGATGCCCAAACTGTTGTTATGAATTTAATGATAAACAAGCACATACACTTTTAGAATTGAACGCCAAAAATATGTAGCCAATTCTAGATCGATATCACTAAAAAGAATGGTCATACGCACGTCAGAATCTAATAAAAACCTCCCAACAGtatagagggtgtttggctaagcttataagctggtcaaactagcttataagcactttttgccttatctacgcgtttggtaaagttaaaagtgcttataagtcaaaAATAAACCAAAAGCCATAAGCTGGTCACCCCCAGCTTATGAATTTTTAGCctataagcactttaagtttgaccaagatttttactattttatccttaaaatattctaTTTTAGAACATATCTCTCACAATGATACTCATTGCCTCAAATATTTTGTcttatttaggtttattttttacTGAGAAACTTTTGTCAATTTGTTAATTATTATACCTTATGATTATATGcttatcataaaataaattatatttatcataaAAATTATCTTATTTAAGCATagttatatttaaaataaaatgacaaatagaaTATTTTTGTATTTCGAATCGATCTGGAATctaaaattttaaagaaattaaGCCCTTATAAATGTAAATAGTTCTAAAgttatttaagtcattttaacAGAAAAAGAGTTTATCAGCACTTTCTTTATCAAATATTGTAGCAACTTATTatcaatttcaacacttatacCCAAACACGTAATTGCTTATTTACTAAATcagcttcagcacttaaaagtgcttttcaacaCCTAATGCTTATTAGCTACTTCAAatcagctaatccaaacgggctcataGTGTCTCACGTGCTTATCTATCAGTAAATCCAAACAACAATTTGAGCATCTTAGGTTTTTATGTTACATTTCAacatttatataaaatataaaggcGATTTTTAAGGAAATAGGCTAAAATCTCTTACCTTCCAACTTATTGTGCCAAGTAACAAAAGATTACACTGAGCTTTGTACCAACATTGGCTATGTTTATAATCTTTAGCCCCATAACCTTACTAATCGAAAAAGCGCAAATATAATGTCTCTGAAGTGTATCTTATGGTTATGCTATTTAACAATCTATACAGAAGAATTTATTGGTGGTTGACGCTTTGTTGTTGGACATTGATCAATTTTTATGGGCTGAATGAAGCACTATTATGCTCAAGTGACTTGAGAAATGGGCTTCTTACAAAGTCACAATTGGAACTTTGATATAGGATTAGGAATAAGCATTTTGATTGGGTATATTAAAAGTGAAGATTAAATGTAAAAAACCAAATTAAGCAAAAGTATGAAGAGAGAAGAGAAACGACAGAAGTTCCATGAAGGCCTCCTTCGAATGCTCTATCCTCCTCCACCTTCACCTCCTCCCCAAGTAAATCCCCATTGTTTTTCTACTGCCTCCATCATTACCCTTTCTTTTTCATAGTGTTAAATGACtagtattattttcttattcccaTTACAATTTGTAGGAAGAAAACGATGAAGAACCACTTCACATTCTCGGTCAAGGCATCAACTTGGATCAAATTCCAGGTTTTCCTTTTTACAAGTACTCCATTAGTACAATTTAGATGTCTTTGCTTTTCTTGCTAGAAATGGAGTTGAAGTAAATGGTCTTATATGCACATGAAGTGGAAGAGGCTAGGGGCTCTTCCTCCTCGGGTGACCAAGCGTATGATCATGGGCCTGATGAGAAGCTCACAAGGGCCCAGAGAAAGAGGCTTCGACGAAAGAAGCTTAAGGAAGCTGCCTCGCGCCGCCAGAATATAATTGGGCCGTTGTTGCCTACCGCAGAGAATGATCGGAAGGGTGAAAATGTGAGTACCACAGAAGAGGAACCACAAGGTGTTCGAGAAAATGCCAAAGAGCCAGGTATGCTTTGAGGAGTAAAAAGTAGCAATAGCAGTAGTTTTCTTGTCTCTCTCCTTATTTTCACTTTGGATTTATTTTATATGAATTGAAAGTGGAAATTAATTTTTACAGAGGCAGTATAATTCAGCATGCTTAAAAGGTTTTCTCATCTTATTCTATGAAATATTACCTTTAATTACCTTAAGGTGACCTGACACTGCAAACAACATTTTACATACTGAATGTATATAACTTTTAGCGCTTGCCCATTATCAGGTGATGCAGACTCTTGCTCGAAACAAAACAGACTAAAACAAAGAAGAATTGCTAAACGGTTGGTTGGTGgcagctcaaaatcaactagtGAAGGCGACAAGAGCTAAAGCTTGGCGGATTTCTTGTGAAATGAAGGACCACTGGAACAGGCAGAAGTTACGAAGGATTGCATATAGATGTTCAATAACACGccgcggaagacaataacaatcctaaaagatcttttcgtgttttaaatttatttatatgtcaatagatcggatctaagacgtacctggtgaagaaagtctcgtttcaaattcttcgatagtgcgaagactctatgcgtatacattgctatcaactctttgatcaatgaaacccgcaAACAAATTGAACGGAAaacttgtgctgaaatttttctcaaaaatctcaactcaaattagaagaacaaaaaatatttttcttgtaattgtattttctctcttggctttgtattgcactctcactttcacaaagtgtttTTCTTCTCTAGAAAAATTATGCAAATTTTGTTCCATCATCTTTTTATATAGCATCACTTATAAACCTCTTTCCTTTTTGGTTGAGGTAATAATTTACTTAGGGTAAAAGTTTATTCCAAAATAAACTTCAATCGAATTGTATGGAAAATTGAAAATCGCGTCTTAATTAAAACGTGACTGCCGAACCATTCCTGAACTCAAAGTTGGATTCTGGTCAATCCAACTTAATGTTGGATTCAATTTATACGTCCATTTATGGACTTTACCTTTTCAATTCCAAATTGATAAATTAAttgatattatatatataaccTTTATAAATCAATATTAATTCATATTATATAtttcacatatatatttcaaccaaaaaaataatttattttctattccaaataaaagcttcaatttgttcacaatactAATTattctgtgctagcaaagaatataataatatttcatttggactaataactaaattatttgactaattaaattccttaatttaattatcaagtaataaagtaattaatcctttagcaaagatcagaacactcattagtgtgcgaccccataggttcaatacta contains:
- the LOC104213747 gene encoding uncharacterized protein encodes the protein MKREEKRQKFHEGLLRMLYPPPPSPPPQEENDEEPLHILGQGINLDQIPVEEARGSSSSGDQAYDHGPDEKLTRAQRKRLRRKKLKEAASRRQNIIGPLLPTAENDRKGENVSTTEEEPQGVRENAKEPGDADSCSKQNRLKQRRIAKRLVGGSSKSTSEGDKS